A stretch of the Brevundimonas sp. MF30-B genome encodes the following:
- a CDS encoding aromatic ring-hydroxylating dioxygenase subunit alpha → MLSQEKNDLLTQVGPGTAMGDLLRRYWMPIGAASEFDEKPVRAARLMGEDLVLYKDLGGRYGLIDRQCPHRRADLSYAFVEQCGLRCNYHGWLFDETGQCIEQPYDDVATPDLKLREKIKIKSYPVQEKGGLLWAYMGPLPAPLLPNYEPFGWTNGFKQIVFANIPCNWFQCQENSIDPVHFEWMHANWSVRLKNQTGPYAAKHLKVGFDEFEHGFVYKRVREDTDEEHDLWKVGRVTLWPNGVFLGDHFEWRVPIDDENTLSVCWSFSRVPHESEPFEQETIPSWYGPIKDENGRWLSTHVMNQDFVAWVGQGTIADRSKENLSGSDRGVVMIRRQFFQDMEKIKRGEDPKAIIRDPEQNISVELPIVNRANYTTGMSKADLIKHPILGHHLQGYAFQAGQPAEIAAAYSAAMGVTPEDLKQVHAPLQFPTRGG, encoded by the coding sequence ATGCTCAGCCAGGAAAAGAACGATCTGCTGACCCAGGTGGGTCCGGGCACGGCGATGGGCGATCTATTGCGCCGATATTGGATGCCGATCGGGGCCGCCAGTGAGTTCGACGAGAAGCCGGTTCGGGCGGCGCGCCTGATGGGCGAGGACCTCGTGCTCTACAAGGATCTGGGGGGTCGGTACGGACTGATCGACCGGCAATGTCCCCACCGTCGCGCCGACCTCTCCTACGCCTTCGTCGAGCAGTGCGGGCTGCGCTGCAACTACCATGGCTGGCTGTTCGACGAGACCGGCCAGTGCATCGAGCAGCCCTATGACGACGTGGCCACTCCGGACCTGAAGCTGCGCGAGAAGATCAAGATCAAATCCTACCCGGTGCAGGAGAAGGGCGGCCTGCTGTGGGCCTATATGGGGCCGCTGCCGGCGCCGCTCCTGCCCAACTACGAACCCTTCGGCTGGACCAACGGCTTTAAGCAGATCGTCTTCGCCAACATTCCCTGCAACTGGTTCCAGTGCCAGGAGAATTCGATCGATCCCGTCCACTTCGAATGGATGCACGCCAACTGGAGCGTCCGGCTGAAGAACCAGACCGGACCCTATGCGGCGAAGCACCTGAAGGTTGGCTTCGACGAGTTCGAGCACGGCTTCGTCTACAAGCGCGTGCGCGAGGACACCGACGAGGAGCATGACCTCTGGAAGGTGGGCCGGGTCACCCTGTGGCCCAACGGCGTCTTCCTGGGAGATCATTTCGAGTGGCGGGTGCCGATCGACGACGAGAACACCCTCAGCGTCTGCTGGTCCTTCTCGCGCGTGCCCCACGAGAGCGAGCCCTTCGAGCAGGAGACCATCCCCTCGTGGTACGGCCCCATCAAGGATGAGAACGGGCGCTGGCTGTCCACCCACGTCATGAACCAGGATTTCGTCGCCTGGGTGGGACAGGGAACAATCGCGGATCGGTCCAAGGAAAATCTGAGCGGCAGCGACCGGGGCGTGGTGATGATCCGGCGTCAGTTCTTCCAGGACATGGAGAAGATCAAGCGCGGCGAGGATCCCAAGGCGATCATCCGCGATCCCGAGCAGAACATCTCCGTCGAGCTGCCGATCGTGAACCGCGCCAACTACACCACGGGCATGAGCAAGGCCGATCTGATCAAACACCCCATCCTCGGCCACCATCTGCAGGGCTACGCCTTCCAGGCGGGACAGCCGGCGGAGATCGCCGCGGCCTACTCCGCAGCCATGGGGGTCACGCCGGAAGACCTGAAGCAGGTGCATGCGCCGCTGCAGTTTCCGACGCGGGGCGGCTGA
- a CDS encoding PDR/VanB family oxidoreductase, giving the protein MPPSMIAVRIQAKRPAADDIQTFELVAADGGALPPFSAGAHIDVEVEPGVLRQYSLCNRPGETERYRIAVLRDPASRGGSVRLHDAFAEGEAVNISPPRNHFELAPGASRSILIAGGIGVTPLLSMAAHLQAEGADFEFHYCTRSPARTAFHDELVRGDFADRLILHFDDGPDHQRFNPDKALGAPQPGVHIYVCGPQGFIDWVLASARSQGWSDGQLHREYFSASPIVVDGDQAFEVRVNSTGAVYPIPADRTVVEVLADHGIEIPVSCQQGICGTCITRVIEGEPDHRDMVLMGTEMDEFAPCCSRARTPLLVLDL; this is encoded by the coding sequence ATGCCCCCCTCCATGATCGCCGTCCGCATCCAGGCCAAGCGGCCGGCGGCGGATGACATCCAGACCTTCGAACTCGTGGCGGCCGATGGAGGCGCGCTGCCGCCTTTCAGCGCCGGAGCGCACATCGACGTGGAGGTCGAACCCGGCGTGCTGCGGCAGTATTCGCTCTGCAACAGGCCGGGCGAGACCGAGCGCTATCGCATCGCCGTGCTGAGGGATCCGGCTTCGCGTGGAGGATCCGTCCGGCTTCACGACGCCTTCGCCGAAGGGGAGGCGGTGAACATCAGTCCGCCCCGAAATCACTTCGAGCTGGCGCCCGGCGCAAGTCGCTCCATCCTGATTGCGGGCGGCATAGGGGTGACCCCGCTATTGTCCATGGCCGCCCATCTGCAGGCCGAGGGCGCCGATTTCGAATTTCACTACTGCACCCGGTCGCCTGCACGCACCGCCTTCCACGATGAGCTGGTCAGGGGCGACTTCGCTGACCGGTTGATTCTCCACTTCGACGACGGGCCGGACCATCAGCGCTTCAATCCCGACAAGGCGCTCGGAGCGCCGCAGCCTGGCGTCCACATCTATGTCTGTGGACCGCAGGGTTTTATCGACTGGGTGCTTGCCAGCGCCCGGTCGCAGGGGTGGAGCGACGGTCAGCTGCACCGGGAGTATTTCTCAGCGTCTCCGATCGTCGTGGACGGCGACCAGGCCTTTGAGGTCCGCGTAAACAGCACGGGCGCCGTCTATCCAATCCCCGCCGACCGGACCGTGGTGGAGGTTCTGGCCGACCACGGCATCGAAATCCCGGTCTCGTGCCAGCAGGGAATCTGCGGCACCTGCATCACCCGGGTGATCGAAGGGGAGCCCGACCACAGGGACATGGTGCTGATGGGCACCGAAATGGACGAGTTCGCTCCCTGCTGTTCCCGGGCGCGAACGCCCCTCCTCGTGCTGGACCTCTAG
- a CDS encoding FadR/GntR family transcriptional regulator, with protein MLKPDPAPAGRSVSMPSRIVTRVLDDLFAGKLKPGDFLGTEAQMVETFQASRAPVREALGRLEALGVVRVKTGVGGGASIAVGEPGRFATALAVQFILLGVSAEEVFDARIAVEARAAELAAMHASPEDLMKLQGLLADIRASGEAGRNPIGLILDYHMAIVEASGARTLIALMQAISHALLNLYRASSYPSGTAGADTGYQSLGEILKRIETRDAPGAGRAMHEHLLRQRDAVTQNR; from the coding sequence ATGTTGAAACCGGATCCAGCCCCGGCGGGGCGCAGCGTGTCGATGCCGTCCCGCATCGTGACCCGCGTTCTGGACGACCTTTTCGCGGGAAAGCTGAAGCCCGGCGATTTCCTGGGGACCGAAGCCCAGATGGTGGAGACCTTTCAGGCGAGCCGGGCGCCCGTGCGCGAGGCCCTGGGCCGGCTCGAGGCGCTGGGCGTCGTGCGCGTCAAGACAGGCGTCGGCGGCGGGGCCAGCATCGCGGTCGGCGAGCCGGGACGTTTCGCAACGGCGCTGGCGGTCCAGTTCATCCTCCTCGGGGTCTCGGCTGAGGAGGTGTTCGACGCCCGCATCGCCGTTGAGGCGCGCGCCGCCGAACTGGCCGCCATGCACGCCAGCCCTGAGGATCTGATGAAGCTTCAAGGCCTTCTTGCGGACATACGCGCGTCCGGAGAGGCCGGGCGCAATCCCATCGGCCTGATCCTCGACTACCATATGGCGATCGTCGAAGCTTCGGGCGCCCGTACCCTGATCGCGCTCATGCAGGCCATCTCCCACGCACTGCTGAACCTGTATCGGGCGTCGTCCTACCCTTCGGGAACCGCCGGTGCTGACACCGGCTACCAGTCGCTGGGAGAGATACTGAAACGCATCGAGACGCGCGACGCCCCGGGCGCCGGCAGGGCGATGCACGAGCACCTCCTGCGCCAGAGAGACGCCGTCACACAGAATCGGTAG
- a CDS encoding amidohydrolase family protein, with protein sequence MIIDCHGHVSAPAELWAYKASVLSHRGSHGRGGVRVSDDDIRRAVNKVEMAPCGHLDMLDRHGTDVQLISPRPFQMMSSFEPGRVVHWFVEETNTIIHRQTQLFPNKFVGVGGLPQVAGEPIENTFRELDRCIGELGFKGVLLNPDPYENTRTDGPGLGDRYWYPLYEKLCELDVPAHIHATGSRSDRSPYSLHFINEETIAVYNLVNSSVLDDFPELKIVVSHGGGAIPYQLGRFEAGSIHPGAKRRFSEGMRKLYYDTVLYTEGALRLLIETVGVDQCLFGSECPGVGSKMLDGHDHTMDHIAPTIAKFDFLSDADKKKIFEDNARRVFKLDI encoded by the coding sequence ATGATCATCGACTGCCACGGCCACGTCAGCGCCCCGGCGGAGCTCTGGGCCTATAAGGCTTCGGTCCTGTCGCATCGCGGATCGCATGGCCGCGGCGGCGTTCGCGTCAGCGACGATGATATCCGTCGGGCGGTGAACAAGGTCGAGATGGCCCCGTGCGGGCATCTCGACATGCTGGATCGCCACGGCACCGACGTTCAGCTGATCTCGCCTCGCCCGTTCCAGATGATGTCCAGCTTCGAACCCGGCCGCGTGGTCCACTGGTTCGTGGAGGAGACCAACACCATCATCCATCGGCAGACCCAGCTGTTCCCCAACAAGTTCGTCGGGGTGGGCGGCCTGCCGCAGGTCGCGGGCGAGCCGATCGAGAACACCTTCCGGGAACTTGACCGCTGCATTGGCGAGCTTGGTTTCAAGGGCGTGTTGCTGAACCCTGACCCCTACGAGAACACACGCACCGACGGCCCCGGCCTGGGCGATCGCTATTGGTATCCGCTGTACGAAAAGCTCTGCGAGCTCGACGTGCCCGCCCATATCCACGCAACCGGTTCACGGTCCGACCGCTCACCCTACAGTCTGCACTTCATCAACGAGGAGACGATCGCGGTCTACAATCTGGTGAACTCCAGCGTGCTGGACGACTTCCCGGAGCTGAAGATCGTGGTCAGCCACGGCGGCGGCGCCATTCCGTATCAGCTGGGCCGGTTCGAAGCGGGCTCGATCCATCCCGGGGCCAAGCGACGCTTTTCCGAGGGGATGCGCAAACTCTACTATGACACGGTCCTCTACACCGAAGGCGCCTTGCGCCTGCTGATCGAAACCGTCGGCGTCGACCAGTGTCTCTTCGGGTCCGAATGCCCCGGCGTCGGATCAAAGATGCTGGACGGCCACGACCACACGATGGACCACATCGCGCCGACGATCGCCAAGTTCGATTTCCTCAGCGACGCCGACAAGAAGAAGATCTTCGAAGACAACGCGCGCCGCGTCTTCAAACTCGACATCTGA
- a CDS encoding protocatechuate 3,4-dioxygenase yields MAEIVLGLWTTHGPTLSTTPEEWLLRLPADRARSNHPFRGKTYDFDSLVELRRDENLGEKASEAERTRRHAACRAAVERMADIYEAAKPDVAVIFGNDQGELFLDDIMPALTVFDGPTLWNAPATEEQAAKMAPGIHAAEWGHNPPVRTDYPGEPELAAHIIRQAVADQFDVARSARLPENPGHWNSGIGHAFGFVYRQIMRDKVVPNVPLIANTFFPPNQPTARRMFEFGRSVGRAIRDWDTDARVVVIGSGGMSHFVIDESFDRSIIDAIEARDGEMLCNIAESWFQSGTSELKNWVAAAGCLFETDLSGDLVDYVPCYRSEAGTGTANGFVAWAERGQA; encoded by the coding sequence ATGGCCGAGATCGTCCTGGGCCTCTGGACAACCCACGGCCCCACCCTTTCAACCACGCCTGAAGAGTGGCTTCTGCGCCTGCCGGCCGATCGCGCGCGCTCCAACCATCCATTCCGCGGCAAGACCTACGATTTCGACAGCCTGGTCGAGCTGCGTCGGGATGAGAACCTGGGGGAGAAGGCCTCGGAGGCCGAGCGCACGCGTCGCCACGCCGCCTGCCGTGCCGCGGTGGAGCGGATGGCCGACATCTATGAGGCGGCCAAGCCCGACGTCGCGGTGATCTTCGGCAATGACCAGGGCGAACTGTTCCTCGACGACATCATGCCGGCCCTGACCGTCTTCGACGGCCCCACCCTGTGGAATGCACCCGCCACGGAAGAGCAGGCGGCCAAGATGGCGCCGGGAATCCACGCTGCCGAATGGGGTCACAACCCGCCGGTACGCACGGACTACCCCGGCGAGCCCGAGCTCGCCGCGCACATCATCCGCCAGGCCGTGGCGGATCAGTTCGACGTCGCCCGCTCTGCTCGCCTGCCGGAGAACCCGGGGCACTGGAACAGCGGCATCGGGCATGCCTTCGGCTTCGTCTATCGACAGATCATGCGCGACAAGGTGGTCCCGAACGTTCCCCTGATCGCCAACACCTTCTTCCCGCCGAACCAGCCCACCGCGCGCCGGATGTTCGAGTTCGGCCGATCGGTCGGCCGAGCGATACGCGATTGGGACACCGATGCGCGCGTCGTGGTGATCGGGTCTGGCGGGATGAGCCATTTCGTCATTGATGAATCCTTTGATCGCAGCATCATCGACGCGATCGAGGCCCGCGACGGCGAGATGCTGTGCAATATCGCGGAGTCGTGGTTCCAGTCAGGCACCTCGGAGCTCAAGAACTGGGTCGCGGCCGCCGGCTGTCTGTTCGAGACGGACCTGTCCGGCGATCTGGTGGACTATGTGCCCTGCTATCGGTCCGAAGCCGGAACCGGCACAGCCAACGGATTCGTCGCCTGGGCCGAGAGAGGACAGGCATGA
- a CDS encoding RraA family protein, translating to MTQTPAQRLARLDACAVSDALDQLGLEPSITGLRPLSVRQRISGRVTTVRLAAGKPAQGAPPRHLCTTAIDASEPGAVVVVEQRTGVECAGWGGILSNAARGRDLAGVIVEGLARDVDEAADIGFPVYGRGSTARTARGRIHEAETGGPITVGDVLVRDGDWVVADSSGCAFVPADALDAVLEAAEHIAAKEAAMTKAVLGGEPVSTVMGARYEHLLEKSGQ from the coding sequence ATGACCCAGACCCCTGCTCAGCGTCTTGCGCGGCTCGACGCCTGCGCCGTGTCCGACGCCCTGGATCAACTGGGCCTTGAGCCGTCGATCACCGGACTTCGCCCCCTTTCGGTGCGTCAGCGGATCTCGGGCCGGGTGACGACCGTGAGGCTAGCGGCCGGCAAGCCGGCGCAGGGGGCGCCGCCGCGCCATCTGTGCACCACCGCCATCGATGCTTCGGAGCCCGGCGCGGTCGTCGTCGTCGAACAGCGGACCGGCGTCGAATGCGCCGGCTGGGGCGGAATCCTGTCCAATGCGGCGCGTGGCCGTGACCTGGCCGGCGTCATCGTCGAGGGGCTGGCCCGCGATGTCGACGAGGCCGCGGACATCGGCTTTCCGGTCTACGGACGCGGATCCACCGCGCGCACGGCGCGCGGGAGGATCCATGAAGCCGAGACGGGCGGCCCGATCACCGTGGGCGACGTGTTGGTCAGGGACGGGGATTGGGTTGTCGCCGATTCCAGCGGCTGCGCCTTCGTGCCCGCTGACGCCCTGGACGCCGTTCTGGAGGCCGCCGAGCATATCGCCGCCAAGGAAGCGGCCATGACCAAGGCGGTGCTGGGCGGCGAACCCGTGAGCACCGTGATGGGCGCCCGATACGAACATCTGCTGGAGAAGAGCGGCCAATGA
- a CDS encoding RraA family protein has translation MTDATVADANVERASRLETATLSDALDKLGIAGQCLGIKPLDQKSRLAGRAFTLAYAPAGPGGTVGDFIDDVPQGAIVAIDNGGRPDATVWGDIMTLYAHNRGIGGTVIDGACRDTHLALDLGYPLYSRSYSMRTGKDRVQLEAVQAVVNIGDARVRPGDILRGDSDGVVAIPQDREDEVLSTAEAIDIAEGRIRQAVLSGLRLDEARRQQGYHTLQTPGET, from the coding sequence ATGACTGACGCAACCGTTGCGGACGCCAATGTGGAACGCGCCAGCCGCCTCGAGACGGCCACGCTGAGCGACGCCCTAGACAAGCTGGGCATCGCCGGCCAGTGCCTCGGCATCAAGCCGCTGGATCAGAAGTCCAGGCTGGCGGGCCGGGCCTTCACCCTGGCCTATGCGCCCGCCGGTCCGGGAGGCACGGTCGGCGATTTCATCGACGACGTGCCCCAGGGGGCGATCGTCGCGATCGACAATGGGGGACGCCCGGACGCGACGGTGTGGGGGGACATCATGACCCTGTACGCGCACAATCGCGGCATCGGCGGCACGGTCATCGACGGCGCCTGCCGGGACACCCATCTGGCTCTGGACCTGGGCTATCCGCTCTACAGCCGAAGCTATTCGATGCGCACGGGCAAGGACCGCGTGCAGCTCGAAGCCGTGCAGGCCGTGGTCAACATCGGGGATGCGCGCGTCCGGCCGGGCGACATCCTGCGCGGCGACTCCGACGGCGTCGTGGCGATCCCTCAGGATCGAGAGGACGAGGTGCTTTCCACCGCAGAGGCCATCGATATCGCCGAAGGGCGCATCCGCCAGGCCGTACTCTCAGGCCTTCGGCTGGACGAGGCGCGTCGTCAGCAGGGCTATCACACCCTCCAGACACCGGGTGAGACCTGA
- a CDS encoding MFS transporter, which translates to MPRRLWAIGAISFGTALLVLDNAIATIALPTIAEALDVPQASAVTIVTVYQLVLLMALLPFSALGDRIGHKRLYQSGQITFVLASLLCFFAVNLPMLLAARAAQALGVAAVLAVSAALLRRIYPSAALGRGLGLNSIIIGSAAAFAPTVGGLILALGSWRWVFLAAAPFAVLSLAIGRFLPAPPPARKDYDLAGAALCALMFGALIGALELHVHGSAMSLTAPLALAGLVGTWLFVRRERGREAPILPIDLLSKPAFALATTSALLSFVASIAFTLSLPFRLGSAYALSPAEIGAVMAAWPLTMMIVAPFAGYLSDRAPKGLLGGLGMILCCVAFLLMSRLPTTFPGFGLLIGPLMLGGVGSGLFLAPNSHLILSSAPSSRSASAGAMISTTRLLGSALGATVLAALLASGLGHGPGPALVAAACAAVAAACSFANLKA; encoded by the coding sequence ATGCCGCGTCGCCTCTGGGCGATCGGAGCGATCTCTTTCGGCACGGCCCTGCTCGTGCTCGACAACGCAATCGCGACAATCGCCCTGCCGACGATCGCCGAAGCCCTGGACGTGCCCCAGGCCTCCGCCGTCACGATCGTGACCGTCTATCAACTCGTGCTGCTTATGGCCCTGCTGCCGTTTTCAGCGCTGGGCGACCGGATCGGCCACAAACGGCTGTACCAGTCCGGACAGATCACCTTCGTTCTCGCCAGCCTGCTTTGCTTCTTCGCCGTCAACCTGCCCATGCTGCTGGCCGCGCGAGCGGCCCAGGCCCTGGGGGTGGCGGCGGTCCTGGCGGTGAGCGCCGCCCTTCTGCGGCGGATCTATCCGTCGGCGGCGCTCGGCCGAGGGCTCGGCCTGAACAGCATCATCATCGGCTCAGCCGCAGCTTTCGCCCCCACCGTGGGAGGGCTGATCCTGGCGCTGGGATCCTGGCGATGGGTGTTCCTGGCGGCAGCCCCCTTCGCCGTGCTCTCCCTGGCCATCGGGCGGTTTCTGCCGGCGCCTCCTCCGGCTCGGAAAGATTACGACCTGGCCGGGGCCGCCCTCTGCGCCCTGATGTTCGGCGCGCTGATCGGAGCGCTGGAACTGCACGTCCATGGCTCGGCTATGTCGCTCACGGCTCCGCTCGCCCTGGCGGGCCTCGTCGGAACCTGGCTTTTCGTTCGACGCGAGCGTGGCCGTGAGGCTCCCATCCTTCCGATCGATCTGCTGTCGAAGCCTGCCTTCGCCCTCGCCACGACTTCCGCCCTTCTGTCGTTCGTCGCATCGATCGCCTTCACCCTGTCGCTGCCGTTCCGGCTCGGCTCAGCCTACGCGCTCTCACCGGCGGAGATCGGCGCGGTCATGGCGGCCTGGCCTCTCACCATGATGATCGTGGCGCCCTTCGCCGGCTATTTGTCGGACCGCGCGCCGAAGGGACTGCTGGGCGGCCTGGGCATGATCCTGTGCTGCGTGGCCTTTCTTCTCATGTCGCGGCTGCCAACGACCTTTCCCGGCTTTGGCCTCCTGATAGGCCCGCTCATGCTCGGAGGCGTGGGGTCGGGCCTGTTTCTGGCGCCCAACTCGCACCTCATCCTTTCCTCGGCGCCCTCTTCCCGCAGCGCCTCGGCCGGTGCGATGATCTCGACTACGCGGCTGCTAGGATCCGCCCTGGGCGCCACGGTGCTCGCCGCCCTGCTCGCCAGCGGCCTGGGCCACGGCCCCGGGCCCGCTCTGGTGGCCGCCGCCTGCGCCGCCGTCGCCGCCGCCTGCAGCTTCGCCAACCTGAAGGCCTAG
- a CDS encoding SDR family oxidoreductase, giving the protein MKLDGSIAAVVTGGASGLGEGTARALAAQGVKVALFDMNVERGEIIAEQIGGVFCQVDVTDDASVAAGFEKARAAHGQERLTVNCAGIATGQKTVSRKKDTGEIRAHDMAQFEKTVTVNLFGTFRVLSQSAAGMVTLEPMADGERGLIVNTASVAAQDGQIGQAAYSASKGGVYAMTLPVARDLAQEGVRCNTILPGIMWTPMMAGMDQKIQDALAAAIPFPSRLGTPADYASLVLELARNVYINGECIRLDGGIRLAPR; this is encoded by the coding sequence ATGAAACTCGACGGTTCGATCGCGGCGGTGGTGACGGGCGGGGCCTCGGGCCTGGGCGAGGGCACGGCGCGCGCGCTGGCCGCCCAGGGTGTGAAGGTCGCGCTGTTCGACATGAACGTCGAGCGCGGCGAGATTATCGCCGAGCAGATCGGCGGCGTCTTTTGCCAGGTCGACGTCACCGACGACGCTTCGGTCGCAGCCGGCTTTGAAAAGGCGCGCGCCGCCCATGGTCAGGAGCGCCTGACTGTCAACTGCGCCGGCATCGCCACGGGCCAGAAGACCGTCAGCCGCAAGAAGGACACCGGAGAAATCCGCGCCCACGACATGGCGCAGTTCGAGAAGACGGTGACGGTCAATCTGTTCGGCACCTTCCGCGTGCTGTCCCAGTCGGCCGCCGGCATGGTCACGCTGGAGCCCATGGCCGACGGCGAGCGCGGTCTGATCGTCAACACCGCCTCGGTTGCGGCCCAGGACGGCCAGATCGGCCAGGCGGCCTATTCGGCCTCCAAAGGCGGCGTCTACGCCATGACCCTGCCGGTCGCCCGCGACCTGGCCCAGGAGGGCGTGCGCTGCAACACCATCCTGCCCGGCATCATGTGGACGCCGATGATGGCGGGCATGGACCAGAAGATTCAGGACGCCCTGGCCGCCGCCATCCCGTTCCCCAGCCGCCTGGGCACGCCGGCGGACTACGCCTCGCTGGTGCTGGAGCTGGCGCGCAACGTGTACATCAACGGCGAATGCATCCGCCTGGACGGGGGGATCCGTCTGGCCCCGCGCTGA
- a CDS encoding YkvA family protein, with the protein MAANAKRPFGSWSPRDVIDPKRALIPSVVRVNERRVKQGFWPKVARTAAHIPFADRLLSVWYAARDPKTPVAAKGIMLGALAYFVLPVDAIPDVFVGIGFTDDAAVIAALLATLGSHVKPRHHEKAERALDDLKTR; encoded by the coding sequence ATGGCCGCAAACGCAAAACGCCCCTTTGGATCCTGGTCGCCGCGCGACGTGATCGATCCCAAGCGCGCCCTGATCCCGTCGGTGGTGCGCGTCAACGAGCGGCGGGTGAAGCAGGGCTTCTGGCCCAAGGTGGCGCGGACGGCCGCGCACATCCCGTTCGCTGACCGGCTGCTGAGCGTCTGGTACGCCGCGCGCGATCCCAAGACGCCGGTGGCGGCCAAGGGGATCATGCTGGGCGCGCTGGCCTATTTCGTCCTGCCGGTCGACGCCATTCCCGATGTCTTCGTCGGCATAGGCTTCACCGACGATGCGGCGGTCATCGCCGCCCTGTTGGCGACCCTGGGCAGCCATGTGAAGCCGCGCCACCACGAAAAGGCCGAGCGGGCGCTGGACGATCTGAAGACCCGCTAG
- a CDS encoding 2OG-Fe(II) oxygenase family protein → MSLSLAAGVDIAAARARLAETSRVRVERVLGDGATILAEAMVHPDMVWNRAIRNPYNADVPVAVFNSEPLEEQARLIGLAHEEATEGFQFIFDRLRLGQARAMGLPIPQALYDVHSLFNSEAFLHFARDLTGDDRIAYVDAQATRYLPGHFLNSHTDEHEGAGRLYAYVLNLTPRWRAEWGGLLMFLDGDGAVGETFTPAFGTLNVFRVPQDHAVSMVAPFAGGPRHSITGWWRVNPPEAGQPQT, encoded by the coding sequence ATGAGCCTGTCTCTGGCCGCAGGCGTGGACATAGCGGCCGCGCGCGCTCGGCTGGCCGAAACGAGCCGCGTTCGGGTGGAGCGGGTGTTAGGCGATGGGGCGACGATCCTGGCCGAGGCGATGGTCCACCCCGACATGGTCTGGAACCGCGCGATCCGGAACCCCTACAATGCCGACGTGCCGGTGGCCGTGTTCAACAGCGAGCCGCTGGAGGAGCAGGCCCGCCTGATCGGACTGGCCCACGAAGAGGCGACCGAGGGCTTTCAGTTTATCTTCGACCGTCTGCGCCTGGGTCAGGCGCGGGCCATGGGCCTGCCGATCCCGCAGGCGCTGTACGACGTCCATAGCCTCTTCAACAGCGAGGCCTTTCTCCACTTCGCGCGCGACCTGACCGGCGACGACCGCATCGCCTATGTCGACGCCCAGGCCACCCGCTATCTACCGGGCCATTTTCTCAACAGCCACACTGACGAACATGAGGGCGCGGGGCGACTCTATGCCTATGTGCTGAATCTGACGCCGCGCTGGCGGGCCGAGTGGGGCGGCCTGCTGATGTTTCTGGACGGAGACGGAGCAGTCGGCGAAACCTTCACGCCAGCCTTTGGGACGCTCAACGTCTTTCGGGTGCCGCAAGACCACGCCGTCTCGATGGTCGCCCCGTTCGCCGGCGGCCCGCGTCATTCGATCACCGGCTGGTGGCGGGTCAATCCGCCCGAAGCTGGTCAGCCGCAGACCTAG
- a CDS encoding NADPH:quinone oxidoreductase family protein has translation MRAILSKTPGGPETLVLEERLDPTPKKGEVIIDVRAVGINFPDTLIIEDKYQFRPERPFSPGGEVAGVIEAVGEGVKGLFKGDRVIAVPGWGGLVERLAVPAATVIKMPETMSFEEGAALIMTYGTSYYALKDRANLQPGETLLVLGAAGGVGAAAVELGKAMGARVVAAASTNDKVEFALDLGADNGLIYPSGHMDKAAQKELSGEFKLATGRDGADVVYDAVGGDYAEPALRAMDWNGRYLVVGFPAGIPSLPLNLTLLKSVSVIGVFWGAAVMRDPAAHTANMADLFRLYAEGKIKPRVSRTYPFEQAGEAIKALGDRQAMGKIVVTIAS, from the coding sequence ATGCGCGCCATCCTGTCCAAGACCCCCGGCGGTCCCGAAACCCTGGTGCTGGAGGAGAGGCTGGATCCGACGCCCAAGAAGGGCGAGGTGATCATCGATGTGCGGGCGGTGGGCATCAACTTTCCCGACACCCTGATCATCGAGGACAAGTATCAGTTCCGGCCCGAACGGCCCTTCTCGCCGGGCGGCGAGGTGGCCGGCGTCATCGAAGCCGTGGGCGAGGGCGTGAAGGGGCTGTTCAAGGGCGACCGCGTTATCGCCGTGCCCGGCTGGGGCGGGCTGGTCGAGCGGCTGGCCGTGCCGGCGGCCACCGTCATCAAGATGCCCGAGACCATGAGTTTCGAAGAGGGCGCGGCCCTGATCATGACCTATGGCACCAGCTACTATGCGTTGAAGGACCGGGCGAACCTGCAGCCGGGCGAGACGCTGCTGGTGCTGGGCGCCGCAGGGGGCGTCGGCGCCGCGGCCGTTGAGCTCGGCAAGGCCATGGGCGCGCGCGTGGTCGCCGCAGCCTCGACCAACGACAAGGTCGAGTTCGCGCTGGATTTGGGGGCCGACAATGGCCTGATCTATCCGTCTGGCCATATGGACAAGGCCGCCCAGAAGGAGCTGTCAGGCGAGTTCAAGCTGGCGACCGGGCGGGACGGCGCCGATGTGGTCTATGACGCGGTAGGCGGCGACTACGCCGAGCCAGCCCTGAGGGCCATGGACTGGAACGGCCGCTATCTGGTGGTGGGCTTCCCGGCGGGCATTCCGTCCCTGCCGCTGAATCTGACGCTGCTGAAGTCGGTGTCGGTGATTGGCGTGTTCTGGGGCGCGGCGGTGATGCGCGACCCTGCGGCGCACACGGCCAACATGGCCGACCTGTTCCGCCTCTACGCCGAGGGCAAGATCAAGCCCCGTGTCAGCCGGACCTATCCGTTCGAGCAGGCGGGCGAGGCGATCAAGGCCCTGGGCGACCGCCAGGCCATGGGCAAGATCGTCGTGACGATCGCGTCATGA